A genomic segment from Rhodothermaceae bacterium encodes:
- the hemB gene encoding porphobilinogen synthase, protein MNKPNKHRRPRRLRATGAIRRMVRETRLSPADFIYPIFVTREQAGPIKGMPNQFRYTIDGALRAAQEAEEAGASGILLFGIPESKDATGTHALSPSGVIPDTLRAIKNAGLDLVLITDVCLCSYTSHGHCGVIHDGKLSNDATLPLLAEMARIHADSGADIVAPSGMMDHQVSAIREMLDSAAHQDVSILSYSAKYASAFYGPFRDAAGGAPQFGDRKTHQMDPCNAREALREIAMDIEEGADMVMIKPALAYLDVIRQARDRWPEVPLVAYNVSGEYSMLKAAAMQNYVDESAAILEVLTSIRRAGAQSIITYHALEAARLLNQPTQ, encoded by the coding sequence TTGAATAAACCTAACAAACATAGACGTCCAAGACGCCTGCGCGCCACCGGTGCTATACGACGAATGGTGCGGGAGACCCGATTGTCTCCGGCAGATTTTATCTATCCCATTTTTGTCACACGAGAACAAGCCGGCCCGATCAAAGGGATGCCGAATCAATTCCGGTATACCATAGATGGTGCTCTTCGAGCGGCACAAGAGGCAGAAGAGGCGGGAGCGAGCGGCATTCTTCTTTTCGGGATCCCTGAGTCCAAGGATGCGACTGGGACCCACGCCCTGTCCCCCTCGGGAGTCATACCGGATACCCTTCGAGCTATCAAGAACGCTGGGCTAGACCTAGTACTCATTACCGATGTATGCCTCTGCTCCTACACCTCACACGGACACTGCGGAGTGATCCACGATGGCAAGTTGTCCAACGATGCCACTCTGCCCCTACTGGCCGAGATGGCCCGCATTCATGCAGACAGCGGAGCAGACATTGTCGCGCCAAGTGGAATGATGGATCACCAGGTGAGTGCAATCCGAGAGATGCTGGATTCTGCGGCCCATCAAGATGTATCCATTCTCTCCTACAGTGCGAAATATGCATCTGCATTCTATGGGCCGTTCCGTGATGCAGCAGGTGGAGCACCCCAATTTGGAGATCGAAAAACCCATCAGATGGATCCCTGCAACGCACGGGAAGCCTTGCGGGAAATCGCCATGGATATAGAGGAAGGAGCAGATATGGTTATGATCAAACCTGCACTAGCCTATCTTGATGTAATTCGTCAAGCCCGAGACCGGTGGCCCGAAGTGCCGCTGGTGGCTTATAATGTAAGCGGGGAGTATTCCATGCTGAAAGCCGCTGCCATGCAAAACTATGTTGATGAATCCGCCGCAATTCTCGAAGTCCTCACCAGTATCCGCCGGGCCGGTGCCCAAAGTATCATTACCTACCATGCACTGGAAGCGGCACGCTTGCTAAATCAACCCACCCAGTAA
- a CDS encoding uroporphyrinogen-III synthase has protein sequence MNSPLAGKRIAVTRPVHQSGTMRRMLEVRGATIVEFPTIRIEPAPNPKPLQQALNELATFDRVLFTSVNGVTHTWQHLQHPWPDSVRVAAIGPATAAALKSRGVTPDFVPSEYVAEALASGLGSVQDQSILLLRASKARPTLVELLRAGGAKVTLVTAYETHVNHPPDAAYAALADGADAVTFTSGSTVEGFVAVSPDPKIPVTAACIGPITAQVAADAGFKVAIVAKTYTTEGLVAALEEYFE, from the coding sequence GTGAATAGCCCTCTTGCCGGGAAACGGATTGCGGTTACGCGCCCAGTACATCAGTCCGGCACAATGCGCCGGATGCTTGAGGTACGGGGAGCCACGATCGTGGAGTTCCCAACCATCCGTATTGAACCCGCACCAAATCCCAAGCCTTTACAGCAGGCACTCAACGAGTTAGCCACGTTCGACCGCGTTCTCTTCACCAGCGTGAATGGGGTTACGCACACGTGGCAACATCTGCAGCATCCCTGGCCCGACTCGGTACGCGTTGCAGCGATTGGGCCCGCCACTGCTGCAGCACTTAAATCCCGCGGTGTCACGCCGGATTTTGTCCCATCTGAGTATGTCGCGGAAGCTCTTGCATCTGGCTTGGGGTCTGTTCAGGACCAATCAATCCTACTGCTACGCGCTTCTAAAGCCCGCCCCACTCTAGTAGAACTGTTGCGTGCTGGGGGAGCGAAGGTTACCCTCGTGACTGCATACGAAACCCATGTGAACCACCCTCCAGATGCTGCGTACGCTGCACTTGCAGACGGCGCAGATGCCGTTACCTTTACTAGTGGATCAACCGTTGAGGGCTTCGTTGCTGTTTCTCCAGATCCCAAAATCCCTGTAACTGCAGCCTGTATCGGCCCAATTACAGCCCAGGTGGCAGCGGATGCCGGATTCAAGGTTGCCATCGTAGCGAAAACATATACCACTGAAGGCCTCGTAGCCGCCTTGGAAGAATACTTTGAATAA
- the hemC gene encoding hydroxymethylbilane synthase: protein MTRQLRVGTRRSVLARTQTDHVLQLLKVIRPQLGIQIQTISTIGDQTTGPLPTSNPGLFTSTLETALLNHEIDFAVHSLKDLPIEQPEELVIAAICERHTAFDVLVTTSGLSLDDLPPDTTVGTSSLRRTAQLLAVRPDLSIAPLRGNIDTRVEKVLSGQLQAIVLAEAGLLRLGVSDRYMWRIPMDLMLPAPAQGALAVECRKNDLEIVRILESINCSVTWTATAAERTFLEVAGGGCSIPVAAYAEQINDEIHLSGEVRSLDGRRKIAVSGIGTNAMTLGKQLAQKAHQMGAREVLQRE from the coding sequence ATGACGCGGCAATTAAGAGTAGGCACGCGCCGCTCTGTGTTGGCAAGAACTCAGACTGATCATGTTCTCCAACTCCTGAAAGTGATCAGGCCACAACTGGGTATCCAGATTCAGACGATTTCAACCATCGGAGACCAGACTACCGGCCCACTTCCCACTTCAAACCCCGGTCTCTTTACCAGTACGCTGGAGACCGCACTTCTCAATCACGAGATTGACTTTGCCGTTCACTCTCTCAAAGATCTCCCGATTGAGCAACCGGAGGAATTGGTGATTGCCGCCATCTGTGAGCGACATACAGCGTTTGATGTTTTGGTGACCACATCCGGCCTGTCCCTCGATGACCTGCCCCCAGACACTACAGTTGGCACTTCAAGTTTGCGGCGCACCGCTCAACTGCTCGCAGTTCGGCCAGACCTCTCGATTGCACCTCTGCGAGGCAATATTGATACCCGGGTTGAAAAAGTGTTGAGCGGACAACTGCAGGCCATTGTACTTGCAGAAGCTGGTTTATTGAGACTTGGCGTGTCCGATAGATACATGTGGAGGATCCCTATGGATCTTATGCTTCCAGCCCCCGCGCAAGGAGCCCTTGCTGTGGAGTGCCGGAAGAATGACCTGGAGATCGTCCGTATTCTAGAATCCATCAACTGTTCTGTGACCTGGACTGCCACCGCCGCTGAACGCACGTTCCTTGAAGTTGCTGGAGGAGGCTGCTCAATCCCGGTTGCCGCCTATGCGGAGCAGATCAATGATGAAATCCATTTGAGCGGTGAGGTACGATCCTTGGATGGACGCCGCAAAATCGCTGTATCGGGAATCGGGACGAATGCGATGACGTTAGGAAAACAACTGGCGCAAAAAGCACATCAAATGGGTGCCAGGGAGGTGCTACAACGTGAATAG